The following proteins are co-located in the Calditrichota bacterium genome:
- a CDS encoding PAS domain-containing protein: protein MAGKRFKKILFLQPKSLIFVFLALALVMFSSALIELHQSKRELLDLMEEHASTLLATVISSSRNALLTYDHLEMFLEDRLLNDAMFLKFLLQQNKINNKFLRQFSEEYHIFRIQIFRHDGKLMYSSHGQLHKRDLLESAARENLAPIFSGEQDTLILGYHRAEKEEGMRYIVALATENHGAIVLNLEAAELLAFRREIGFGSLLKEISANKGIRYVVLQDSSGIIAASGDVKSMEKITESQFLLSATRDTLLHTREFPFGTETIFEAVQSFYFDEFFVGVFRLGISMEPLNQIRARLYRRIVIISIILLVFGFVVMIFIFIRQNYSLLEKQYQIVETYSANVIQNVSDAIIVLDPERRISLWNRAAEEIFQIKASDALNKDLRTIFSSDQCEEILHSESAMKQIECKIKDQNRVLLVSRAQFQDERDRENVILVIRDLTEQLQLQAQIERQERMSAMGELASGVAHEIRNPLNSINTIVQQLNKDFEPKSEADEYHQLAEIVLKEVSRINQTVEDFLRFARPLPVHPEKIKLSDFFESLKKQYQNVLQKQKIELILNLQWDGEVKWDRMQMQQVFINLVQNSIDAIKESGKIIIKTEQIKNNEMKISFADTGTGISQEILDKIFNLYFTTKAKGTGIGLSIVQRIIFEHGGIITARHRDQGGAEFIIKLPVEAKKTENLS, encoded by the coding sequence ATGGCAGGAAAGAGATTTAAGAAAATTTTATTTCTTCAGCCCAAAAGCCTGATCTTCGTTTTTCTGGCTCTGGCGCTGGTGATGTTTTCGTCGGCGCTGATCGAGCTGCATCAGAGCAAAAGAGAATTGTTGGATTTGATGGAGGAACATGCCAGCACGCTGCTGGCGACGGTCATTTCGTCCTCACGAAACGCTTTGCTGACTTACGATCATTTGGAAATGTTTTTGGAAGACCGCCTGCTCAACGACGCGATGTTCCTCAAGTTTTTGTTGCAACAAAACAAAATTAACAATAAATTTTTGCGTCAGTTTTCCGAAGAATATCATATTTTTCGCATTCAAATATTTCGCCATGACGGCAAATTAATGTATTCCAGCCATGGGCAATTGCACAAGCGCGATTTATTGGAAAGCGCAGCACGAGAAAATCTGGCGCCAATTTTTAGCGGCGAACAGGACACGCTGATTCTCGGCTATCATCGCGCTGAAAAAGAAGAAGGCATGAGATATATTGTTGCCCTTGCTACGGAGAATCACGGCGCAATTGTGCTGAATCTGGAAGCGGCAGAGTTACTGGCATTCCGCCGCGAGATCGGTTTCGGTTCGCTCTTGAAAGAAATCAGTGCGAACAAGGGTATTCGCTACGTGGTTTTGCAGGATTCGAGTGGAATTATTGCTGCCAGCGGTGACGTGAAAAGTATGGAAAAAATTACCGAGTCACAGTTTTTGCTGAGTGCCACACGTGATACTTTGCTGCACACGCGCGAGTTTCCCTTTGGGACCGAAACTATTTTCGAGGCTGTGCAGTCATTTTATTTTGATGAATTTTTTGTGGGTGTCTTCCGACTGGGAATTTCCATGGAACCGCTGAATCAAATCAGAGCCCGGCTCTACCGCAGAATTGTCATCATCAGCATTATTTTGTTAGTTTTCGGCTTTGTGGTAATGATTTTTATTTTCATCAGGCAAAATTACAGCTTGCTGGAAAAGCAATATCAAATTGTGGAGACGTATTCGGCAAACGTCATCCAAAATGTCAGCGATGCCATCATTGTGCTCGATCCTGAGCGGCGTATCAGTCTGTGGAATCGCGCTGCGGAAGAAATTTTTCAAATCAAAGCCTCGGACGCACTGAACAAAGATTTAAGAACAATATTTTCGTCCGATCAGTGCGAGGAAATTTTGCACTCGGAATCAGCGATGAAGCAAATTGAATGCAAAATCAAAGATCAGAATCGGGTTTTGCTCGTGTCGCGGGCTCAATTTCAAGATGAACGCGATCGCGAAAATGTCATTCTTGTCATTCGCGACCTGACGGAACAGCTTCAATTGCAAGCGCAAATCGAGCGTCAGGAAAGAATGTCGGCCATGGGGGAACTGGCATCCGGCGTCGCCCATGAAATTCGCAATCCGTTAAATTCGATTAACACCATCGTCCAGCAACTCAACAAAGACTTTGAACCAAAATCTGAAGCCGATGAATATCACCAATTAGCGGAAATTGTCCTCAAGGAAGTCAGTCGGATCAACCAGACCGTGGAGGATTTCCTGCGCTTCGCCAGACCGTTGCCGGTGCATCCGGAAAAAATTAAGTTGTCAGATTTTTTTGAATCTTTGAAAAAGCAATATCAGAATGTGCTGCAGAAACAAAAGATTGAGTTGATATTGAATCTTCAATGGGACGGCGAAGTGAAATGGGATCGCATGCAAATGCAACAAGTTTTCATCAATCTGGTTCAAAATTCCATTGATGCAATCAAAGAAAGTGGAAAAATTATCATTAAAACTGAACAGATAAAAAATAATGAAATGAAAATCTCTTTTGCAGATACGGGGACTGGCATATCGCAGGAAATTTTGGACAAAATTTTTAATCTCTATTTCACGACAAAGGCGAAAGGTACTGGCATTGGACTGAGCATTGTGCAAAGAATAATTTTTGAACATGGCGGTATAATCACCGCGCGTCATCGCGATCAGGGCGGTGCGGAATTTATTATCAAGCTTCCCGTCGAAGCAAAGAAAACCGAAAATTTAAGCTAA